Below is a window of Cytophaga hutchinsonii ATCC 33406 DNA.
ATGAGCCTAAAAAAGCAGAGCAGGTAACAAAATCTTCTGATGCACTTACCATATTGAGAAATCCAACGGTTACCCCTTCTATTGCAACAAAACAGATTGCCTTTTTATGTGCAGATGAGGTAAGTGGTGCGTCTGTGGTGAGTTATAAAAATGCGTTGGAAAGAAAAGGTGCTGTAGTGAAGATCATTGCGCCTCACCTTGGATTTATCAAAACAGAAGAAGGTAAAAAAATAAAAGTGGATCAAAGTTTATTGATTGCTGCTTCGGTATTATTTGATGCTGTTTTTATTCCTGCAGGGAAAGGAATTAAACAATTAAAAGGTATAAAAGAAGTAGCTGAATTTATCACCGATACATACAAACATTGTAAAGTAATTGGTGGCGAAGACGAAGGTGCTTTAGTAATTCAATCTGTACAAGCGATTATGGAGGCCGGAAAAAATGCAGATGAAGGAATTGTTCTGAATAAAGACACAACGGCATTTGTTAAAGCACTTGGCAAACATCGTTTCTGGGAACGCGAAGAAGCGGTGTAAATATATTCTTACTTATAAAAAGCTGCAGGTTGGTCCTGCAGCTTTTTTATTTTGCTGATAATGTACTATCCGGATTTATACGATGAAAACACTTTCGTCTAAAGAATGCCTTAAACGAACATAATTCATAATTCATAATTATCTACGCCCCCAGTTTTTTCAAACATTTCTCCATATCAATACCTTTTCCTAATACACCTTTAAACAAATCTCCTTTTTTCTCCAGACGTTTGAAAATAGTTTTAATGGTAAATGTGGATGGATGTAATCCTTTTTTAACTTCCTTCCATTCCAGCGGTGTTGAAACGGTCGCCCCAGGCTTAGGCCTTACACTGTAAGGCGCAGCAAGTGTTTGTCCGCCGCGGTTCTGCAAATAATCTACATAAATCTGCTTTTTGCGTTCTTTCGGATTCCGTACCAGACTGGTTAGTTCCGGCAATTCATTATTGGTAAGCTGCGCGATAATATGTGCAAAATTCTTTCCCTGTTCATACGTATATTTTGCGCCCAACGGAATATAAATATGCAGTCCGGTAGCCCCAGATGTTTTACAATACGCATCTATCCCTCCTTTATCCAGAATCTTTTTAACTACTAACGCAGTCTCAATAACTTCATCAAACGTATTGTTATCACTTGGGTCAAGATCAATCACAATAAAATCCGGATACTCAATTTTTTTAACACGTGAGTTCCACGGATTGATTTCAATACAGCCAAGATTTGCCATGTAAATCAATGTTGCTTTATTCTGGCATAGCACGTAGTTAATATCCTTGCTGTTTGATTCAGAAAAAATTTCTTTAGCTTCGATCCAGTCCGGCAATGTGTCTCCCATATCTTTTTGAAAAAAGCTTGAGCCGTCAATTCCATTCGGATGCCGGTTTAACGACTCCGGACGATCTTTTAAATAAGGCAGTATATAATCTGCTGCCTGCATATAATAATCAATCAGGTCGCCTTTTGTATAACCATCTTCCGGCCAATAAACTTTTGAACGGTTTGAAATTTTTAAAACCTGTCCATCGATTTTAAATTCGCCGGCCTTTGAATTTTCAGCAGCTGCAACATCCGTTGTCTTTTTATTAGTGGTTGTTTTTTTTGAGGCTGCTTTTTTATGAGCCGTTTTTTTCGTGCTTGTTTTTGCCGCTGTTTGTTTTATGTTACGCGTTACTTCCATAGCATTGTCTTGTGGTACGTTTATAACCGTAGGCAATTCCCGTGTCACTTCACTGACTTTTTTATCAATGCGCATACCCTGAAAAATTGGTTGCCGCATATGTCCATCGCTTGTCCATTCTGAAAAAGCAATTGCACATACCAGCTTAGGTTTTATCCAGGTTACTTTTTCATTTGTTTTTATTTTCACATCAAACGGAGATTCTTTCTGAATCAGCGGTTTCATCAATTTTAATGTGGAAGCCAGTAACGCCATTGTAAAGCCTCCGCCCGTATGGCCGATATATACCAGTCGTCCATTTTCATAGGCACCCAAAATCAATGCGCCAAAATCTTTCCGTGAGTTTCTCGGGGCCGTAAAACCACAGATAATTGCTTCCTGTGATTTTACGATTTTAAGTTTGATCCATTGGTCAGACCTTGAGCCAAGGCGGTAAATACTATCGGCTCTTTTAGCCATGATCCCTTCCAGTTTATTTTTCTTTGCAAGTTCAAAAAAACGGATGCCTTCCTTTTCAACGTGGTCACTATATTTCAGATTGGGAAGATCAGGTATTACCTTTTTAAGTATTGCTTTGCGCTCAAGCAAGGGTAAATCCCGCAGGTCCCGGCCATCCAGAAACAGAATATCAAAAACACAGTAACATAGATCCGGACTTGGAGTTTCATCGTACTGCTGCAGCATCTGGAAACTTGATGTGCCGTCTGCATTTAATACAATAACCTCTCCATCCAGCACAACATTGTGTCCGAATGACTGAAGTGACTCAACAATTGGTTTATATTTCTTAGTAAAGGAAATCAGATTTCTGGAATACAATTCTACCTTACCCTGATCAATTTCTGCAATGGCCCGATAGCCATCCCACTTGATTTCAAAAATCCATTCCGGTGAATCAAATGGTGCGTCTTTTAATTTTGCCAGCATGGGTTTCACCTCATGCGGCATCGGGTCTTTACCTTGTTTTATTTTTTGTGCCGGAGCGGACTGTACTTTTTTTTTATCTGTTGCAGGTTTATCATCTACCATTTTAATAGCCGATTTTTTTGAAACAGGTGTTGCCGGTTTTTTAGAAGCAGCCGTTTTTTTTACAATTTTAGAATTTGCCGGAACATAATCTTCGCTGCTGTAAGCATCTTCTGTTGCATACGCATCTTTGTGTTTGATCAGCAGCCAGGCATTGTCTTTGGATGAATTATTATTTTTTATTTTAACCAGGGCAAATTCACCTTTGAGTTTTTTACCATGCAGTACAAATTTCAGGTTTCCTTTTTTAAGATCGGCCAATAATTCTTTTTCACCGGTTTTACGATCTTCATTTCCGATGGCATGATACGTGCCTTCATCCCAGATCTCTACAATACCGGCACCATAATTTCCTTCCGGAATTACGCCATGAAATGTACGGTATGCAAAGGGATGATCCTCTACCATCATCGCCAGTCTTTTGTCTGAAGGGTTTAATGAAGGACCTTTCGGAACGGCCCAGCTTTTTAATACACCTTCCATTTCAAGCCTGAAATCATAATGCAGATGTGAAGCGGCATGCCGCTGTATCACAAATTTCAATTCCGTACCTGCTGCATTTTTTTTTGCTACCGGTTCAGGTGTATGTTTGAAATTACGTTTCTCTTTATAGGTTTCCAGCGCCATAATTAAATGGGATTAAATGAAACAGAATTATCGTGCTGCTGCTCTTTTCGTTGGCTGCAGACTGGCTTTTAACTGTGCCATCAGATCTTTGGTTGCAGTAGGTTTGGAAGCCGCTGATTTTGTTTTGACAACCGTACCTTTTGCTTTTGCCTTAATCAGCTTCAACAATTCCGATGTATAAGTGTCTTTGTATTTAGAAATATCAAACGTTTCCGTCAGCTGATCAATCAGTGAAAGTGCCATTTTCATTTCACCTTCTTTGATTGCACTTTTAGCAGGAAGATCAAGTGCATCTGCATCTAAGATTTCTTCCTGAAAACGGATCTTGTTTAATACAATAACATTACCGACCGGTTTCAGGATTGCCAGTGCTTCTTTGTTCCGAAGTACATAATTTGCTACTGCTACTTTCTTTGATTTTATCAATGCTTCACGCAGCAAGGCATACGCGCGCGTGCCCGATTTGTCGGGCTGAATATAATACGGCGTTTCGAAATACACGGAATCAATTTCATCTTCCTGAACGAATTGCAGGATTTCAATTGTTTTCGTTTTTTTCGCATTCGCTTTTTCAAAATCCTTTTCATCAAGGATCACGTAATCATCTTCTATCTTATATCCTTTAACAATATTATCCCATGCTACTTCTTTGCCCGTCTTGGCATTCACACGCTGGAATTTTATGTTGGAATGGTCTTTTTTATCCAGCATATCCAGGTCAAGTCTGCTCTCATGTGTAGCACTGAATAATTTTACGGGTATGTTTACCAGACCAAACCCGATCGCACCTGTCCAGATTGTTTTCATAACTATGTATGTTTTAATTGCATTAATTTTTCCATTGTTTTTGCATTCGCGATCGCATTACCGCCCCATGTATTATCAAAGTAAACAAAGGCTTCTTTTACATCTGAATCAATAAGATCGTTACGGAGTTGCTGTAATTGATTGTCAGAATAATTTGATTTATATAATTCCGTATTTCCGTGCATACGTATATATGCGGTATCTGCCGTTGTTATAAAATCTTCAGGCAAGCCCGGATAGCTGGATGTACAAAAAACAATATTCTTTGATTGTAAAACTTTATATACTTCGTTATTCCACCAGCCTGCATCACGAAACTCCAGTACATTTTTAAATGCCGGGTCTAATTGAGATACAATTCGTTCCAGAATTTCAGGCGTATACTTAACACTTGGCGGTAATTGAAATAGGATGCATTCGAGTTTATCTTTTAATCCTGCTGCTGCAACCTCATACAATTCGGAAATCAAGGATTGTGTACCGTTAAATTTTTTGTAATGCGTAATCTGATTGTTTGCCTTTAGGGAAAATCTAAAATCAGCGGGTGTTTTGTCGTACCAGGTTTTCAATGATTTACCCGTCGGAAATCTATAAAAACTTGCATTTATCTCAACGGTATTATAATGCCGACAATAGTATTCAAGCCACTTGCTTTGCGGCAAGCCTTCCGGATAGAACATCCCTTTCCATTCCCTGTAATTATATCCCGAACATCCGATGTGAGTACGCATAAAAATTTCTATTATACCATAAATTACAATAGAATCGTGTTCAGGCTATTACATGATTTATTAAGAAAGTTACATATGTATGATATTGTATACGTTTTACATTCTTTTTAAAAAAGGGTGTTCATACACATAAAATCTACTCATTCAAGTGTAACTTTTATATGTATGAACACCTTAAAAGTTATTCATGTACTTTGAACATATAATAGTTACCTGTTTTCCCAAACCGGTTGGGAATGGTTGCAAATACATACAAGCCATCACCTATAGAATGAATTGTTGAACTGTTTACATTATCAGAATCTACCGGATCATTTTCAAACAATAAAATCTTTTCTTTTAATGTTCCATTCATATTATAAATCCAGCAAGTCATTTTCGACATTCTATATTGTGTTGTGAAAATATACAACAAGCCATCTGAAAACATTATTTTAGGAAAAAACGAAGCCAGTGTCTGATCTTCTGCTTCCTGCTTTGGCCAATAGATAAAGTCTACATTCAATACATTGCCTTCCGGATTCATATAGATCACCGGATAATCCATCTGAATTTTATAATAATAACCAGTAAAAACATGGTAACGGCTATAATGTGCATTGATTGGAATTCCTCCATAACCGCCTATTGATATTGGCATGATTGTATTTTTTGTCCGTTGCAGTTCCTGATACCTGTTTAGTACTAAAATAAGATTACCTGTATTAGGATCAACGCTAAAAAACATTGTTGACAAACTTCTGTGATAAAACTTCTTAATAAATGTCACGGAAGCGCTCTTTTCGAGAAAGGATTTATTTTCACTAAAGTCATAACCAAGAATTTTATACTTCAGAGTCAGATGTTCTTCTTCATTAGAATAAGTAATAAAATAAATGGAATCGTTCTTTACAGCAATTTCATAATTGATGGATTTGTTTTTATCAAGCAAAAAATCAATGGACATTTTATTTATCTTAAACGTACGGCATTCAAAAATAAACGTCTCAAGAATACTATTAGAAGGTTCTTTTGATTTTGCAGTATTTTCTGTTTTATATGTAAATACAGTGTAGCCATCTTTCACATCATGAAAAAATATTTTTGATCCGGTATTCTGAACAGGTAATTGCATCGTTTCTGATTGAAATGATACTATGTCTATTTTGCGGATACGGTTTCTGTCTGCATTGATCATACATACCTGTTGGGCCTCATTGCAGAACACATATTCATTTATAGTATTTTTTTTTATCTGTATAGATAATTTATCTGCACAAGACATTTCATAATAGTAATACAGACGTTCTTCATCTTTTAATTTTTCATACGCAAATAAATAAACATTATCATTTAAAAAGAAAGAATGATATATAACCTGTTTACATGACTGTTCAATTTCTGTTTTATCCAGCACCTGTAATTCTTTGCCCCATTTTCTAACAGATAAACTGCACTGATTTGTACTTATCGTTATAATAGAACCATCGGATAGTTTGAATGTACGGTCAAATGAATAATCATAGCCAAAATTATACGTTGCATCATTATAGCTTGGATATTGATCAAGTGCAGATTTTACAATGCGTTGCGAGAAAGCAATGATATATGGACACAAAAAAAGCAGAATAATTATAAGAGATTTTTTCATAGTAATGTAAATAAATAATCTTCAAAGATATGTGTAATTTTTTGCGTTCAAAACATGATTTCTCCAATAACTCCATAGTTCTTAATAAAAAGCAGATAAAAAATTTACGTAATCAGATCATACCTTCCACAACACCCATACCAAACAAGGCAAAGTCATATTTTACCGGGTCTTTTGGATCCAGAGATTTCAGATTATTGGTCAGTTCAACAGCGGTTTGCCAATCAACCTGTGTGCGTGTGATAAGGCCCAGCTGCCGCGCAATCCGGTCTACGTGTACATCACATGGGCAAACCAGCTGCGCGGGTTGTATCTTTGTCCAGATACCAAAGTCCACGCCTTTTTTATCTTTGCGTACCATCCATCTCAAAAACATATTCAATCTTTTACAGGCAGATTTTGTCTCCGGGGATGAAATATGTTTACGTGTGCGATGCGGATGGTCAAACGAAAAAAAATAATTACGGAATGCAATCAATCCGCCTTCAATATTTTCTGATTTTTTATTCATGCCTTTCAGAAACACGTCTTCCATGGAAGTAAATTCCGTATACAATTCTTTCAGCGCAAATACAAAATACAGCAGATCGGTATCGTTAAACGTACGGTGAACAAATCCTTCGAGCTGTTGCAGATCCGTTTCCTGATGCTGTGTAATGAACTGATGTGGTGCACCATCCATGCGTTCGATAAGTTCCGTACATTTATTGATGATCGTTTTACGCTGTCCCCAGGCCAGTACTGCAGCAATAAATCCCATGATCTCAATATCTTCCTGTTTTGTAAACCGGTGGGGAATACAAACCGGGTCCAGTGTAATAAAAGAAACAGTGTTATATTCCTTATATTTTGATTCTAATAACTGGTAGAGTGTATCTCTGGAATATTTATTCATTTAAGAATGCTGTTATTTAACTGCTGTGGTTCCTGTATTTCCGTTACTAAAACTATTCCTTAAAAGGAATGGCACTGAAGCGCGCAAGAATATCACGTATTAGTCTTTTGCGTACGGTTTAACTTAATTTAAATACATTTTGATTGTATTTGTGCGGTATAAAAAAATCCAAATTTCAGCCAGCATACGAACTAAAATTTGGATTCATTATAAATCTTATGAATTAATCTGCTTACGGAATGTACATCAATGTTGCGGAGAAGCGTGAGCCCGTTCCGCCCAAACGTTCATATGCTTTTTTAGAAATACGGATGATGGTTTTCCCATCTGTACCTGTATCTGTTAATTTACCAACTACACGAACGTATACTTTAATTCCGTTGGATTCATTCAGCAACTGAATGATGGTACCTACTGCCGCTGTTTTATGATACGCCAGATATTTAGGTGTATCCTGGTTATCTGCCATCAGATCGGCAAATCCATTTTCAGTGATTTTTTTAAAGTCAGATGCAGGCACTGTTGGTTTTGTTGCCGGCGTTTGTGTCTGCATGGTTTCCAAACGTGCCTTGTCCTGCTGTAATTGAATGGTATCTGCTTCAACATTTGCCGGTTTTGCCGGTGTTGTAGTTGTGACAGGTTTTGTTGTTCCCGTGGTAGTCGTAGTAGTTGCTGTTACAGGTTTAACAGGTGTAGCAGTGGTTGTTGTCTGAGCTACTTCTGCATTCGAAATTTTAATCGTTTGCCCTACTTTTAGTGAACTGACACCCGGGTTCGCTTTTTTAATATCTTCAACACTTACATTATATTTTTTTGCAATCGAATAGAACGTTTCTCCTCCTGCTACCTTGTGCTCAACGGTTTCTTTTACTACAGAAGTTGTTTGCGTAGTTCCGGTTGTTTCAGGTTTTGCTGGCGTTGTTGTGGTTGTAGTAGTGCTTCCTGCCTTACCCGGCAGGTTAAGTTCCTGACCAACGCTGATGGAATTAGTAAGTCCCGGATTGGCCTTCTTTAGCGCGTCTACACTAATGGAATATTTCGTAGCAATGCTGTACAATGTTTCACCGGCAGCAACCGTGTGTGTTTTGCCTGTTGCAGATGCAGTTGTTGTTGCTTTAGTTGGCGCAGCCGCATTGCTTGGCACATACAATACCTGTCCTACTTTCAACCCTTCAGACCAGGTTGGATTATTTTTCTTAATATCATCTACCGATACATTGTATTTTCTGGAAAGTGAATACAGTGTTTCGCCAGCGGCAATTCTATGCAGTACAAATAATTTCCCATCTTTTCTTTCAACACCAATAGAATCACAAACACTTGCCTGTGAAATGGATTGCAAAGACAATGATACGGCTACTACTAAAAAAAAACGGTTCACTATTTTTTTACTTAATAACATAAGACTGTAATTCATTATTATTTTTAACTACAATTAATTGATCTTTCAGAACGAAGAACGTATCCATGCCTATTCCCTTCAAACCGGCATTCAACTTTTCATGCACCAATAAGGCTCCCTTTTCATCGGCAACCAGTATAAAATTGGTCAGCTTTTCTTCTTCGTAAATATAATAAGAAATCAGCACCTTATCCCCCTTCTCCAGATATTCTATCATCCGAACGGCTTTATGCCCGGTGATGATC
It encodes the following:
- the ligD gene encoding DNA ligase D, giving the protein MALETYKEKRNFKHTPEPVAKKNAAGTELKFVIQRHAASHLHYDFRLEMEGVLKSWAVPKGPSLNPSDKRLAMMVEDHPFAYRTFHGVIPEGNYGAGIVEIWDEGTYHAIGNEDRKTGEKELLADLKKGNLKFVLHGKKLKGEFALVKIKNNNSSKDNAWLLIKHKDAYATEDAYSSEDYVPANSKIVKKTAASKKPATPVSKKSAIKMVDDKPATDKKKVQSAPAQKIKQGKDPMPHEVKPMLAKLKDAPFDSPEWIFEIKWDGYRAIAEIDQGKVELYSRNLISFTKKYKPIVESLQSFGHNVVLDGEVIVLNADGTSSFQMLQQYDETPSPDLCYCVFDILFLDGRDLRDLPLLERKAILKKVIPDLPNLKYSDHVEKEGIRFFELAKKNKLEGIMAKRADSIYRLGSRSDQWIKLKIVKSQEAIICGFTAPRNSRKDFGALILGAYENGRLVYIGHTGGGFTMALLASTLKLMKPLIQKESPFDVKIKTNEKVTWIKPKLVCAIAFSEWTSDGHMRQPIFQGMRIDKKVSEVTRELPTVINVPQDNAMEVTRNIKQTAAKTSTKKTAHKKAASKKTTTNKKTTDVAAAENSKAGEFKIDGQVLKISNRSKVYWPEDGYTKGDLIDYYMQAADYILPYLKDRPESLNRHPNGIDGSSFFQKDMGDTLPDWIEAKEIFSESNSKDINYVLCQNKATLIYMANLGCIEINPWNSRVKKIEYPDFIVIDLDPSDNNTFDEVIETALVVKKILDKGGIDAYCKTSGATGLHIYIPLGAKYTYEQGKNFAHIIAQLTNNELPELTSLVRNPKERKKQIYVDYLQNRGGQTLAAPYSVRPKPGATVSTPLEWKEVKKGLHPSTFTIKTIFKRLEKKGDLFKGVLGKGIDMEKCLKKLGA
- a CDS encoding Ku protein encodes the protein MKTIWTGAIGFGLVNIPVKLFSATHESRLDLDMLDKKDHSNIKFQRVNAKTGKEVAWDNIVKGYKIEDDYVILDEKDFEKANAKKTKTIEILQFVQEDEIDSVYFETPYYIQPDKSGTRAYALLREALIKSKKVAVANYVLRNKEALAILKPVGNVIVLNKIRFQEEILDADALDLPAKSAIKEGEMKMALSLIDQLTETFDISKYKDTYTSELLKLIKAKAKGTVVKTKSAASKPTATKDLMAQLKASLQPTKRAAAR
- a CDS encoding DUF72 domain-containing protein; the encoded protein is MRTHIGCSGYNYREWKGMFYPEGLPQSKWLEYYCRHYNTVEINASFYRFPTGKSLKTWYDKTPADFRFSLKANNQITHYKKFNGTQSLISELYEVAAAGLKDKLECILFQLPPSVKYTPEILERIVSQLDPAFKNVLEFRDAGWWNNEVYKVLQSKNIVFCTSSYPGLPEDFITTADTAYIRMHGNTELYKSNYSDNQLQQLRNDLIDSDVKEAFVYFDNTWGGNAIANAKTMEKLMQLKHT
- a CDS encoding TIGR02757 family protein, whose protein sequence is MNKYSRDTLYQLLESKYKEYNTVSFITLDPVCIPHRFTKQEDIEIMGFIAAVLAWGQRKTIINKCTELIERMDGAPHQFITQHQETDLQQLEGFVHRTFNDTDLLYFVFALKELYTEFTSMEDVFLKGMNKKSENIEGGLIAFRNYFFSFDHPHRTRKHISSPETKSACKRLNMFLRWMVRKDKKGVDFGIWTKIQPAQLVCPCDVHVDRIARQLGLITRTQVDWQTAVELTNNLKSLDPKDPVKYDFALFGMGVVEGMI
- a CDS encoding muramidase family protein, with protein sequence MNRFFLVVAVSLSLQSISQASVCDSIGVERKDGKLFVLHRIAAGETLYSLSRKYNVSVDDIKKNNPTWSEGLKVGQVLYVPSNAAAPTKATTTASATGKTHTVAAGETLYSIATKYSISVDALKKANPGLTNSISVGQELNLPGKAGSTTTTTTTPAKPETTGTTQTTSVVKETVEHKVAGGETFYSIAKKYNVSVEDIKKANPGVSSLKVGQTIKISNAEVAQTTTTATPVKPVTATTTTTTGTTKPVTTTTPAKPANVEADTIQLQQDKARLETMQTQTPATKPTVPASDFKKITENGFADLMADNQDTPKYLAYHKTAAVGTIIQLLNESNGIKVYVRVVGKLTDTGTDGKTIIRISKKAYERLGGTGSRFSATLMYIP